One genomic window of Candidatus Pseudobacter hemicellulosilyticus includes the following:
- a CDS encoding HAMP domain-containing protein, which translates to MARPKSTVSPKTAPASRKKTVNHAALRPAGQPTKKQPASIHSTKNNQEDHLYRQLAGDLDYKQLLTILTEVKNGNFNVRMPIDQVGLSGKICDTLNELISINEKMMSEFTRAGHIIGKQGKLTQRIEMPNAKGAWSTGLESINNLISDLVHPTIEIAHVISSVAKGNLSVEMPLEIGGNALQGEFGRIAKEVNGMVKQLNLFSMEVTRVAREVGSEGKLGGQAKVKGVAGVWKDLTDSVNGMASNLTAQVRNIAEVTTAVAKGDLSKKITVDVKGEILELKNTINTMVDQLNSFSSEVTRVALEVGTEGKLGGQAQVKGVAGTWKDLTDSVNQMASNLTGQVRNIAEVTTAVAKGDLSRQITVDVKGEILELKNTINTMVDQLNSFSAEVTRVAREVGSEGKLGGQATVKGVGGVWKDLTDSVNGMASNLTDQVRNIAEVTTAVARGDLGRKITVDVKGEILELKNTINTMVEQLNSFSSEVTRVALEVGSEGKLGGQAYVPGVSGTWKNLTDSVNGMASNLTGQVRNIAEVTTAVARGDLSRKITVDVKGEILELKNTINTMVDQLNSFGSEVTRVAREVGSEGKLGGQALVPGVGGTWKDLTENVNKMASNLTSQVRNIAEVTTAVATGDLSRKIDVDVKGEILELKNTINTMVDQLRGFASEVTRVAREVGSEGKLGGQATVKGVGGVWKDLTDSVNGMASNLTDQVRNIAEVTTAVAKGDLSRKITVDVKGEILELKNTINTMVDQLNAFGSEVTRVAREVGSEGKLGGQAYVPGVAGTWKDLTDSVNQMTGNLTAQVRNIAEVTKAVAGGDLSKTVMIDVKGEILDLKNTINTMVEQLTSFALEVTRVAREVGTDGKLGGQAEVRGVAGTWKDLTDSVNMMASNLTNQVRGIAKVVTAVATGNLKQKLTIVSRGEVAQLVETINEMIDTLATFADQVTNVAREVGVEGKLGGQASVPGASGIWKNLTENVNQLAQNLTTQVRSISEVASAVTKGDLTSTIRVEAKGEVEALKDTINQMITNLRETTLLNQEQDWLKSNLAKFGKMLQGQRDLQTVAQRILSELAQVVTAHYGAFYILRQEDSASPRLELFAAYGYKSDRNISTSFKIGEGLVGQVAFEKERIILNNLPGNYIRISSALGRAKPAHLIILPVLFENNVKAVIELASLDLFSETHLDFLGQLTESIGIVLNTIQANSRTEELLTQSQSLAGELKIQQEELRRTNDELQDKALLLVKQKNEVEAKNKEVEEARRSLEEKAEQLTLTSKYKSEFLANMSHELRTPLNSLLILAQQLYENVEGNLSEKQIRYAKTIHSCGDDLIQLINDILDLSKIESGFITANISPVRFSEIAGFVETTFKPISEARHLRFTIETDPVLPELLATDLQRLNQILKNLLSNSFKFTEKGEVKLKIFQAARAWKSGSEGLDHAVRVVGFAISDTGIGIPQEKQNIIFEAFQQAEGSTSRKYGGTGLGLSISRGLAELLGGTIELESQPGHGSTFTLYLPIETPVGMVTKEAPETLSAYQYQLGSDKNEIDSLLNSIQGSRDGQSAPNLNIINEMINDTADDRNNIQAGDKILLIVEDDLRFGKILIEKAHQHHLKAVVATNYIEVFDFINRFLPVAVTLDVKLPDTSGWKVLDLLRSDLHYRHIPIHLISGEENRSLALKRGARSFLMKPLNNEDLEELFRDIVEFHGKEVKRILVVEDNEIDSSQIVRMLESETLKVTIADTGAKALSQVLSTPFDCIIMDYTLPDVTGMELVDSVSAGKGKHTPLIIYSAKDFNKKEMQHLYTASNTVLLKGVSSLDHLLEETVLQLHINHKDLVPEKRKLIENIRMKEDILTGKNILVVDDDVRNLFALTTVFERYNINVTTAESGKEAIQIIRDNNPVIDMVLMDIMMPEMDGYETTQKIRREHQNNSLPIIAVTAKAMKGDRQKCIEAGASDYITKPLKIDQLLSLMRVWFYK; encoded by the coding sequence ATGGCCCGCCCAAAATCAACTGTAAGTCCTAAAACTGCTCCTGCCAGCCGTAAAAAGACCGTCAACCATGCAGCCCTACGCCCCGCAGGCCAGCCAACAAAAAAACAGCCTGCCAGTATCCACAGCACAAAAAATAATCAAGAGGATCACCTGTACCGGCAACTGGCGGGTGACCTGGACTATAAACAATTGCTTACTATTCTCACCGAAGTAAAGAACGGGAATTTTAATGTACGCATGCCTATTGACCAGGTAGGCCTCAGTGGTAAGATCTGCGATACCCTCAACGAACTGATCTCTATCAATGAAAAAATGATGAGTGAGTTCACCCGTGCCGGACATATCATCGGTAAACAGGGTAAGCTCACCCAGCGTATAGAAATGCCCAATGCCAAAGGCGCCTGGAGCACCGGCCTGGAATCCATCAATAACCTGATCTCCGACCTGGTGCATCCCACCATTGAGATAGCGCATGTGATCAGCTCCGTGGCCAAGGGCAATCTCTCCGTGGAAATGCCCCTGGAAATTGGCGGCAATGCCTTGCAGGGGGAATTTGGCCGGATTGCCAAGGAGGTGAATGGCATGGTGAAACAGCTAAACCTCTTCTCCATGGAAGTGACGCGGGTAGCGCGGGAAGTGGGTTCTGAAGGCAAGCTGGGCGGCCAGGCCAAAGTGAAAGGAGTGGCCGGTGTATGGAAAGACCTCACCGACTCGGTGAACGGGATGGCCAGCAACCTCACCGCCCAGGTGCGGAATATTGCTGAAGTGACCACCGCCGTGGCCAAGGGCGACCTGTCCAAGAAGATCACGGTGGATGTAAAAGGCGAGATCCTGGAATTGAAGAACACCATCAATACTATGGTGGACCAGCTCAACTCATTCTCTTCTGAAGTAACGCGGGTGGCCCTTGAAGTAGGCACCGAAGGAAAACTGGGCGGCCAGGCCCAGGTGAAAGGGGTGGCCGGTACCTGGAAAGACCTTACCGATTCCGTGAACCAGATGGCCAGTAACCTCACCGGCCAGGTGCGGAACATTGCCGAAGTGACCACTGCCGTGGCCAAGGGCGACCTCAGCCGCCAGATCACGGTGGACGTAAAAGGCGAGATCCTGGAATTAAAGAATACCATCAATACCATGGTGGACCAGCTCAACTCTTTCTCTGCCGAAGTAACGCGGGTGGCGCGGGAAGTAGGCTCCGAAGGAAAGCTGGGCGGCCAGGCCACTGTAAAAGGCGTGGGCGGCGTATGGAAAGACCTGACCGACTCCGTGAACGGGATGGCCAGCAACCTGACCGACCAGGTACGGAATATTGCCGAAGTGACCACCGCCGTAGCCAGGGGTGATCTCGGCAGAAAGATCACCGTGGATGTAAAAGGCGAGATCCTGGAGTTGAAGAACACCATCAATACCATGGTGGAACAGCTCAACTCATTCTCTTCCGAAGTAACGCGGGTGGCGCTGGAAGTAGGCTCCGAAGGCAAACTCGGCGGACAGGCCTATGTGCCCGGTGTATCCGGCACCTGGAAGAACCTGACCGATTCCGTGAACGGCATGGCCAGCAACCTGACCGGCCAGGTACGGAACATTGCGGAAGTGACCACCGCTGTGGCCCGGGGAGACCTTAGCCGCAAGATCACCGTAGACGTAAAAGGGGAGATCCTGGAATTGAAGAACACCATCAATACCATGGTGGACCAGCTCAATTCTTTTGGCTCCGAAGTAACGCGGGTAGCGCGGGAAGTAGGAAGCGAAGGAAAACTGGGCGGCCAGGCCCTGGTGCCCGGTGTAGGCGGTACCTGGAAAGACCTCACCGAGAACGTAAATAAAATGGCCAGTAACCTCACTTCACAGGTGCGGAACATTGCGGAAGTGACCACGGCAGTAGCTACAGGTGACCTTAGCCGTAAGATCGACGTGGATGTGAAAGGGGAGATCCTGGAATTAAAGAATACCATCAATACCATGGTGGACCAGCTCCGCGGTTTTGCCTCCGAAGTAACGCGGGTGGCGCGGGAAGTAGGCTCCGAAGGAAAGCTGGGCGGCCAGGCCACTGTAAAAGGCGTAGGCGGTGTATGGAAAGACCTCACCGACTCCGTGAACGGGATGGCCAGCAACCTGACCGACCAGGTACGGAATATTGCCGAAGTGACCACCGCCGTGGCCAAGGGCGACCTTAGTCGTAAGATCACAGTGGACGTTAAAGGCGAGATCCTGGAACTGAAGAACACCATCAATACCATGGTGGACCAGCTCAACGCCTTCGGTTCCGAAGTAACGCGGGTGGCGCGGGAAGTGGGCTCCGAAGGGAAACTGGGCGGCCAGGCCTATGTGCCCGGTGTAGCCGGCACCTGGAAGGACCTGACCGACTCCGTGAACCAGATGACCGGTAACCTCACGGCCCAGGTGCGGAATATTGCAGAAGTGACCAAGGCTGTGGCTGGTGGCGACCTGTCCAAGACCGTTATGATAGATGTAAAAGGGGAGATCCTGGACCTCAAGAATACCATCAATACCATGGTGGAGCAGCTTACCTCCTTTGCCCTTGAAGTAACACGGGTGGCGCGGGAAGTAGGAACTGATGGTAAACTGGGCGGACAGGCTGAAGTACGTGGCGTGGCCGGTACCTGGAAAGACCTTACCGACTCTGTGAACATGATGGCCTCCAACCTTACCAACCAGGTGCGCGGTATTGCCAAAGTGGTAACGGCCGTAGCCACCGGTAACCTCAAACAAAAACTGACCATCGTATCCCGCGGGGAAGTAGCGCAGCTGGTAGAGACCATCAATGAAATGATTGATACCCTGGCCACCTTCGCTGACCAGGTGACCAACGTAGCCAGGGAAGTAGGGGTAGAAGGGAAACTGGGTGGACAGGCCAGCGTGCCCGGCGCCTCCGGTATCTGGAAGAACCTGACGGAAAACGTCAACCAGCTGGCGCAGAACCTCACCACGCAGGTGCGCTCTATCTCTGAAGTGGCGTCCGCCGTGACCAAGGGTGACCTGACCAGTACCATCCGCGTAGAAGCCAAAGGTGAAGTGGAAGCCCTGAAAGATACCATCAACCAGATGATCACCAACCTGCGGGAGACCACCTTACTCAACCAGGAACAGGACTGGCTTAAATCCAACCTGGCCAAATTTGGTAAGATGCTCCAGGGCCAGCGTGATCTCCAGACCGTAGCCCAGCGGATCCTCTCCGAGCTTGCGCAGGTAGTAACGGCCCACTATGGCGCCTTCTATATCCTGCGGCAGGAGGATAGCGCCAGCCCGCGCCTGGAGCTGTTTGCAGCCTATGGCTATAAATCGGACCGCAATATTTCCACCTCGTTCAAGATCGGTGAAGGCCTGGTAGGACAGGTGGCTTTTGAAAAAGAAAGGATCATCCTCAACAACCTGCCCGGTAATTATATACGCATCAGCTCGGCACTGGGGCGCGCCAAACCGGCACACCTGATCATCCTGCCGGTACTCTTTGAAAACAACGTAAAAGCGGTGATAGAGCTGGCTTCGCTGGACCTGTTCAGTGAAACGCACCTGGACTTCCTGGGCCAGCTCACGGAAAGTATCGGTATCGTATTGAACACTATCCAGGCCAATAGCCGGACGGAAGAACTGCTGACACAATCCCAGTCGCTGGCCGGCGAGCTGAAAATACAGCAGGAGGAATTGAGACGAACCAATGACGAATTACAGGATAAGGCGCTCCTGCTGGTGAAACAGAAAAATGAGGTGGAGGCGAAGAACAAAGAAGTGGAAGAGGCCCGCCGCTCCCTGGAAGAAAAAGCGGAACAGCTGACGCTGACCTCCAAATACAAATCGGAGTTCCTGGCCAATATGTCGCACGAGCTGCGGACGCCGCTCAACAGCCTGCTGATCCTGGCGCAGCAGCTCTATGAGAATGTAGAAGGTAATCTTTCTGAAAAACAGATCCGGTATGCCAAGACCATCCATAGCTGCGGGGACGACCTGATCCAGCTGATCAATGATATCCTGGATCTTTCCAAGATTGAGTCCGGCTTTATTACGGCCAATATCTCACCGGTGCGTTTTTCGGAGATTGCCGGTTTTGTGGAAACCACTTTCAAGCCCATCTCCGAAGCCCGGCACCTGCGCTTCACCATTGAGACGGATCCTGTATTGCCGGAACTGCTGGCCACCGACCTGCAGCGCCTGAACCAGATCCTGAAGAACCTGCTGTCCAACTCCTTCAAGTTTACAGAGAAGGGCGAGGTAAAACTGAAAATATTCCAGGCTGCCCGTGCCTGGAAATCGGGCAGTGAGGGCCTGGACCACGCCGTGCGGGTAGTGGGTTTTGCCATCAGTGATACGGGCATCGGCATCCCGCAGGAAAAACAGAATATCATCTTTGAAGCCTTCCAGCAGGCGGAAGGTTCTACCAGCCGGAAATATGGCGGTACGGGTCTTGGGCTGAGTATCAGTCGCGGCCTGGCCGAACTGCTCGGCGGCACTATAGAGCTGGAAAGCCAGCCGGGGCATGGCAGTACCTTCACCCTCTACCTGCCCATAGAAACGCCCGTAGGCATGGTGACCAAGGAGGCGCCGGAAACCCTGAGCGCTTACCAGTACCAGCTGGGATCGGATAAGAACGAGATAGACAGCCTGCTTAATTCCATCCAGGGCAGCCGGGATGGTCAGTCGGCCCCCAACCTCAATATCATCAATGAAATGATCAATGATACGGCGGACGACCGGAACAATATCCAGGCGGGGGATAAGATCCTGCTGATAGTGGAGGACGACCTGCGCTTTGGCAAGATCCTGATAGAGAAAGCCCATCAGCATCACCTGAAAGCGGTGGTGGCTACCAACTATATTGAGGTCTTTGATTTTATCAACCGCTTCCTGCCGGTAGCGGTGACGCTGGACGTCAAGCTGCCGGATACCAGCGGCTGGAAAGTGCTGGACCTGCTGCGGAGCGACCTGCACTACCGGCATATTCCCATTCACCTGATCTCCGGTGAGGAGAACCGGTCGCTGGCCCTGAAACGTGGCGCCCGCAGCTTCCTGATGAAGCCCCTGAACAATGAAGACCTGGAAGAGCTGTTCCGCGATATTGTAGAGTTCCATGGCAAGGAAGTAAAACGGATCCTGGTGGTGGAGGATAACGAGATAGACTCCTCGCAGATTGTCCGGATGCTGGAGAGCGAGACCCTGAAAGTGACCATTGCGGATACGGGCGCCAAGGCTTTATCGCAGGTGCTCAGTACGCCTTTTGACTGCATCATCATGGACTACACGCTGCCGGATGTAACGGGTATGGAGCTGGTAGATAGTGTATCGGCCGGTAAGGGCAAGCATACGCCGCTCATTATTTACTCGGCCAAAGATTTCAATAAAAAGGAGATGCAGCATTTGTATACTGCTTCCAATACCGTACTTTTAAAGGGTGTGTCCTCCCTGGATCACCTGCTGGAAGAAACTGTACTGCAGCTCCATATCAACCACAAGGACCTGGTACCTGAGAAAAGAAAACTAATAGAGAATATCCGTATGAAAGAGGATATCCTCACCGGGAAAAATATCCTGGTGGTGGATGACGATGTGCGGAACCTGTTTGCGCTGACTACGGTATTTGAAAGGTACAATATCAATGTGACCACGGCGGAGAGCGGGAAAGAAGCTATCCAGATCATCCGGGACAATAACCCGGTGATAGATATGGTGCTGATGGATATCATGATGCCGGAGATGGATGGGTATGAGACCACGCAGAAGATCCGGCGGGAGCACCAGAACAATAGCCTGCCCATCATAGCCGTTACAGCCAAGGCCATGAAGGGAGACAGGCAGAAATGCATTGAAGCCGGCGCCTCAGATTATATCACCAAGCCATTGAAAATAGACCAGCTGCTGTCATTAATGCGGGTCTGGTTCTATAAGTAA
- a CDS encoding response regulator, with translation MQSKILLVDDREDSLFSMETILEPDGYTFVKAASGRQALKILLTEFDFALILMDVKMPTLNGFETAALIYEREKLRHIPIIFITANNYGEEHVFKGYKTGAVDYIFKPVNPELLRTKVAVFIELHRKNHQLMVQEQKLIAINKSLETEINERKVSEEKVNELNRQLLNNIALLEGANRELDSFAFMASHDLQEPLRKIRTFGDLLAVKYRAALNDEANGYIRRIQSAAERMQTLIKDILAFSRVSSEKDKFERTDINNVVRDALMDLDDLILEKKAKVELMSLPPLEVNPGLIRPLFFNLVGNALKYSKKDVPPVVHIRFEMVSHPPATLGTRTVSGQPVTASQPVSLLGSDSGLPDKPEDLPYCQILIQDNGIGFDQQFAAQIFEMFRRLHVSHEFEGTGIGLALCKKIVEKHNGFIDVESELDKGSVFKVTLPVRQQALV, from the coding sequence ATGCAGTCTAAAATACTATTGGTAGACGACCGCGAGGATAGTTTGTTTTCGATGGAGACCATCCTGGAGCCCGATGGCTATACGTTTGTGAAAGCGGCGTCCGGCCGGCAGGCCCTCAAGATATTGCTGACGGAGTTTGATTTTGCCCTTATCCTCATGGACGTGAAGATGCCCACCCTCAACGGTTTTGAGACCGCTGCGCTGATCTATGAGCGGGAGAAGCTGCGGCATATTCCCATCATCTTCATCACCGCCAATAACTATGGTGAAGAACATGTTTTCAAAGGCTACAAGACCGGCGCGGTGGATTATATCTTCAAGCCGGTGAACCCGGAGCTGCTGCGCACCAAGGTAGCCGTGTTCATTGAGCTGCACCGGAAAAATCACCAGCTGATGGTACAGGAGCAGAAACTGATAGCCATCAACAAAAGCCTGGAAACGGAGATCAATGAGCGGAAAGTGTCAGAAGAAAAGGTCAATGAGCTGAACCGCCAGTTGCTCAATAATATTGCGCTGCTGGAAGGCGCCAACCGGGAACTGGACAGTTTTGCCTTCATGGCCTCGCATGACCTGCAGGAACCGCTGCGCAAGATCCGCACCTTCGGGGACCTGCTGGCGGTGAAGTACCGTGCGGCCCTGAATGATGAGGCCAATGGCTATATCCGGCGTATCCAGAGTGCTGCCGAGCGTATGCAGACACTGATCAAGGATATCCTGGCTTTCTCCCGTGTGAGCAGTGAAAAAGACAAGTTTGAACGAACCGATATCAACAATGTGGTGCGGGATGCCTTGATGGACCTGGACGACCTGATCCTGGAAAAGAAGGCGAAGGTAGAGCTGATGAGCCTGCCGCCGCTGGAAGTGAACCCGGGATTGATCAGGCCCCTGTTCTTCAACCTGGTGGGCAACGCGCTCAAGTACAGCAAAAAAGATGTTCCGCCCGTAGTGCATATCCGCTTTGAGATGGTGAGCCATCCGCCGGCCACACTGGGGACCAGGACCGTATCAGGGCAGCCGGTAACGGCCAGCCAGCCGGTGTCCCTGCTGGGATCCGATAGCGGATTACCGGACAAACCGGAAGACCTGCCTTATTGCCAGATCCTGATCCAGGACAATGGTATTGGCTTTGATCAGCAGTTTGCGGCGCAGATCTTTGAAATGTTCCGCCGGCTGCATGTGAGCCATGAGTTTGAAGGCACAGGCATCGGCCTGGCGCTCTGCAAAAAAATTGTGGAGAAACACAATGGCTTTATTGATGTGGAGAGTGAACTGGACAAAGGGTCTGTGTTCAAAGTGACCCTGCCTGTGCGGCAGCAGGCTTTAGTGTAG
- a CDS encoding lipase family protein produces MPHKPGQSRNLWRLLLGCLLCCSNLSQAQAQSLQPGFQLNEYLEMLRITAMQVDTPHRHKLPPPQDFKRQFRSPEYALDNNWELWTNASQQTMVVSIRGTTGKSVSWLENFYAAMIPAKGSLQLNDSTTFRYTLAADPKATVHIGWTLGLATMAPDILSTIRKQYHAHQTRQLIIMGHSQGGALSFLLRSYLYYLQQAGELPADLRIKTYCSAAPKPGNLYYGYDYDHITRNGWSFTVVNALDWVPETPFSLQTLKDFNTLNPFTDVTKSFRNQSWIVRMYLNSVYNKMNRRSRKAQETFSKQLGRNLSRQVKKALPQFQPPAYANNMNYMRAGVPIVLMPDPSYFRQWPDSGTSVFRHHGLVPYYTLAQAIYGE; encoded by the coding sequence ATGCCCCATAAACCCGGTCAATCCCGAAACCTGTGGCGTTTATTATTGGGTTGTTTGCTTTGCTGCAGCAACCTGTCCCAGGCCCAGGCCCAATCCCTGCAACCCGGCTTCCAGCTGAATGAATACCTGGAAATGCTGCGCATCACCGCCATGCAGGTGGACACGCCACACCGGCACAAACTGCCGCCCCCACAGGATTTTAAAAGACAGTTCCGCTCCCCCGAATATGCCCTGGACAATAACTGGGAACTCTGGACCAATGCCAGCCAGCAGACCATGGTCGTCAGCATCCGCGGCACCACCGGCAAAAGCGTCAGCTGGCTGGAGAATTTTTATGCCGCTATGATCCCCGCCAAAGGATCGCTGCAGCTGAACGACAGCACCACTTTCCGGTATACGCTGGCCGCCGATCCCAAAGCTACCGTGCATATCGGCTGGACCCTGGGACTGGCCACCATGGCGCCCGATATCCTCAGCACTATCCGCAAGCAATACCATGCGCACCAGACCAGGCAGCTCATCATCATGGGACATAGCCAGGGGGGAGCCCTCAGCTTCCTGCTCCGCTCCTACCTGTACTACCTGCAACAGGCAGGTGAACTGCCCGCCGACCTGCGCATCAAGACCTATTGCAGCGCCGCACCCAAACCGGGTAACCTGTACTACGGGTACGACTATGACCATATCACCCGCAATGGCTGGAGCTTTACTGTGGTCAATGCGTTGGACTGGGTTCCGGAAACACCTTTCTCCCTGCAAACCCTCAAAGACTTCAATACCCTCAACCCATTCACGGACGTTACCAAATCCTTCCGTAACCAATCCTGGATAGTAAGGATGTACCTCAACTCCGTGTACAATAAAATGAACCGTCGTTCCCGGAAAGCACAGGAAACCTTCAGTAAACAGCTCGGTCGCAACCTGTCCAGGCAGGTGAAGAAAGCCCTGCCACAGTTCCAGCCGCCCGCTTACGCCAATAACATGAACTATATGCGCGCCGGTGTACCCATTGTCCTGATGCCGGATCCCAGCTACTTCAGGCAATGGCCGGACAGCGGCACCAGTGTTTTCAGGCACCATGGACTGGTACCCTATTACACGCTGGCGCAGGCCATTTACGGAGAGTAG
- a CDS encoding SRPBCC domain-containing protein, translating to MNLETSFTIDRDNATIVIRRAFAAPVATVWNFWTVEELLEKWWAPKPWVARTRKMDFRQSGEWLYAMVGPEGEEHWAKSEYKAVSEGSSFSSLDSFTDKEGIVNDSMPQSNWTVDLKEEQEGHTLVSILIRHEKPEDMDAQLKMGFREGMTQAMDQLDELLVNAEKG from the coding sequence ATGAACCTGGAAACATCATTTACCATTGATAGGGACAATGCAACAATAGTGATCCGGCGGGCTTTTGCAGCCCCGGTGGCCACGGTCTGGAATTTCTGGACGGTAGAAGAACTGCTGGAAAAATGGTGGGCGCCCAAACCCTGGGTGGCCAGGACACGCAAAATGGATTTCAGGCAGTCCGGAGAATGGCTGTACGCCATGGTAGGGCCTGAAGGCGAAGAGCATTGGGCCAAATCTGAATACAAAGCCGTGTCAGAAGGCAGCAGTTTCAGTAGCCTGGACAGTTTTACCGATAAGGAAGGCATTGTTAATGACAGCATGCCGCAGTCCAACTGGACGGTGGATCTTAAGGAAGAGCAGGAAGGGCATACCCTGGTATCCATCCTGATCCGGCATGAAAAGCCGGAAGATATGGACGCCCAGTTAAAAATGGGTTTCCGGGAGGGCATGACCCAGGCCATGGATCAGCTGGATGAATTGCTGGTCAATGCAGAAAAAGGATAA